The following proteins come from a genomic window of Streptomyces sp. GS7:
- a CDS encoding citrate synthase — translation MSDNSVVLRYGDGEYSYPVVDSSVGDKGFDISKLRTQTGLVTLDSGYGNTAAYKSAITYLDGEQGILRYRGYPIEQLAERSTFVETAYLLINGELPTVDELANFKQDITYHTLLHEDVKRFYDGFPRDAHPMAMLSSVVSALSTFYQDSHNPFDERQRHISTIRLLAKLPTIAAYAYKKSVGHPVVYPSNDLGYVENFLRMTFSVPAAEYELDPVVVSALDKLLILHADHEQNCSTSTVRLVGSSQANLFASISAGINALWGPLHGGANQSVLEMLEGIQATGGDVDSFIRKVKNKEDGVKLMGFGHRVYKNFDPRAKIIKAAAHDVLSALGKSDELLDIALKLEEHALSDDYFVERKLYPNVDFYTGLIYRAMGFPTEMFTVLFALGRLPGWIAQWHEMIKEPGSRIGRPRQIYTGIVERDFVPVQER, via the coding sequence GTGAGCGACAACTCTGTAGTACTGCGTTACGGGGACGGCGAATACAGCTACCCGGTCGTCGACAGCAGTGTCGGCGACAAGGGCTTCGACATCTCGAAGCTGCGCACCCAGACCGGTCTGGTGACCCTGGATTCCGGTTATGGCAACACCGCGGCGTATAAATCCGCGATCACCTATCTAGACGGTGAGCAGGGCATCCTTCGGTACCGCGGTTACCCGATCGAACAGCTCGCGGAGCGCAGCACGTTCGTCGAGACCGCCTACCTCCTCATCAACGGTGAGCTGCCCACCGTCGATGAGCTGGCGAACTTCAAGCAGGACATCACCTACCACACGCTGCTCCACGAGGACGTCAAGCGTTTCTACGACGGCTTCCCGCGGGACGCCCACCCGATGGCCATGCTGTCGTCCGTGGTCAGCGCACTGTCGACGTTCTACCAGGACAGCCACAACCCGTTCGACGAGCGGCAGCGGCACATCTCCACGATCCGCCTGCTGGCCAAGCTGCCGACCATCGCGGCGTACGCGTACAAGAAGTCGGTCGGCCACCCGGTCGTCTACCCGAGCAACGACCTCGGGTACGTGGAGAACTTCCTGCGGATGACCTTCTCGGTCCCCGCCGCCGAGTACGAGCTGGACCCGGTCGTGGTCAGCGCCCTCGACAAGCTGCTGATCCTGCACGCGGACCACGAGCAGAACTGCTCGACCTCCACCGTGCGCCTGGTGGGCTCCTCGCAGGCGAATCTCTTCGCCTCGATCTCCGCGGGCATCAACGCCCTGTGGGGCCCCCTGCACGGCGGTGCCAACCAGTCGGTGCTGGAGATGCTGGAGGGCATCCAGGCCACCGGCGGCGACGTCGACTCCTTCATCCGCAAGGTGAAGAACAAGGAAGACGGCGTGAAGCTGATGGGCTTCGGGCACCGCGTCTACAAGAACTTCGACCCCCGGGCGAAGATCATCAAGGCGGCGGCGCACGATGTCCTCTCGGCGCTCGGCAAGTCCGACGAACTGCTGGACATCGCCCTCAAGCTGGAGGAGCACGCGCTCTCCGACGACTACTTCGTCGAGCGCAAGCTCTACCCGAACGTCGACTTCTACACCGGCCTGATCTACCGGGCGATGGGCTTCCCGACCGAGATGTTCACGGTGCTCTTCGCGCTCGGCCGGCTGCCCGGCTGGATCGCCCAGTGGCACGAGATGATCAAGGAGCCGGGCTCCCGGATCGGCCGTCCGCGGCAGATCTACACCGGCATCGTCGAGCGCGATTTCGTGCCCGTTCAGGAGCGCTGA
- a CDS encoding heavy-metal-associated domain-containing protein produces the protein MAENSSCCTPEGSCQSGDTAVQVGEVTTTYQVTGMTCGHCEGAVSAEIGELAGVSSVQAVAATGLVTVTSKAPLDEEAVRAAVDEAGYELTGRV, from the coding sequence ATGGCCGAGAACAGCTCCTGCTGCACCCCTGAAGGCTCCTGCCAGTCCGGCGACACCGCCGTCCAGGTCGGCGAGGTGACCACCACGTACCAGGTCACCGGTATGACCTGCGGCCACTGCGAGGGCGCGGTGTCGGCCGAGATCGGCGAACTCGCCGGGGTGAGCTCGGTGCAGGCGGTCGCCGCCACCGGCCTGGTGACCGTGACCTCGAAGGCCCCGCTGGACGAGGAGGCCGTGCGCGCCGCCGTCGACGAGGCGGGCTACGAGCTCACCGGCCGGGTCTGA
- a CDS encoding DedA family protein yields MDVPALYGLLALTTLPPLVPNSALLVSAGVLASEGHAFLPLILAIVAGSALLGDVLMYLAARRFGGPVRSWILRRPRRRVALDWTSRRIRRYGLPFVIAVRFLPSGRIAGALAAGVLRYPRRKYVIGAAVAEMLWATYSVGLGYLGSAAAGNPLYAAGIGLGVSCVVAAAGTAFQWASRRRALRAEPGRGGDGDTRNGDGDTRHGDGEEGSDQASSTAAA; encoded by the coding sequence ATGGACGTACCCGCCCTCTACGGCCTGCTGGCGCTCACCACCCTGCCGCCACTGGTCCCCAACTCCGCGCTGCTCGTCTCCGCCGGAGTCCTCGCCTCCGAGGGCCACGCGTTCCTGCCCCTGATCCTCGCGATCGTCGCCGGCAGCGCGCTCCTCGGCGACGTCCTGATGTACCTCGCCGCCCGCCGGTTCGGCGGCCCCGTACGCTCCTGGATACTGCGCCGCCCCCGCCGCCGGGTCGCGCTGGACTGGACCTCACGGCGCATCCGGCGCTACGGACTGCCTTTCGTGATCGCCGTACGGTTCCTGCCCAGCGGCCGGATCGCCGGCGCCCTGGCCGCCGGAGTGCTGCGCTATCCGCGGCGCAAATACGTCATCGGTGCCGCCGTCGCCGAAATGCTGTGGGCGACCTACTCCGTCGGCCTCGGCTACCTGGGCAGCGCCGCCGCCGGCAACCCCCTCTACGCCGCCGGCATCGGCCTCGGCGTCTCCTGCGTCGTCGCCGCTGCCGGCACCGCCTTCCAATGGGCCTCCCGCCGCCGCGCACTGCGCGCCGAACCCGGCAGGGGTGGCGACGGCGACACCCGGAACGGCGACGGCGACACCCGGCACGGCGACGGCGAAGAGGGCAGTGACCAGGCGTCCTCCACCGCCGCGGCGTGA
- a CDS encoding GNAT family N-acetyltransferase, with translation MADETAGPDVRIEPWTAADLPLLHEANTPAMTRHLGGPETDEQIARRHRRYLDGEGAGQMFRVVLLPGGAVVGTTGFWEATWRGEPVHEVGWGVLPAYQGRGIATAAVRAVIAAARAEGRHHALHAFPAVANAASNAVCRKAGFALVGECEVEYPKGHLIRAHAWRVEPVPAPPGADPLSAADRGRRAP, from the coding sequence ATGGCGGATGAGACTGCGGGACCTGACGTACGGATCGAGCCGTGGACGGCGGCCGACCTCCCCCTGCTGCACGAGGCCAACACCCCCGCGATGACACGGCACTTGGGCGGCCCGGAGACCGACGAGCAGATAGCCCGACGCCACCGCAGATACCTCGACGGCGAGGGAGCGGGGCAGATGTTCCGGGTCGTGCTGCTGCCCGGAGGAGCGGTGGTCGGCACGACCGGATTCTGGGAGGCCACCTGGCGCGGCGAGCCGGTGCACGAGGTGGGCTGGGGCGTGCTCCCCGCCTACCAGGGCCGCGGCATCGCGACGGCCGCGGTGCGCGCGGTCATCGCTGCCGCCCGCGCCGAAGGCCGGCACCATGCGCTCCACGCCTTCCCCGCCGTGGCCAACGCCGCCTCCAACGCGGTCTGCCGCAAGGCCGGGTTCGCCCTCGTCGGGGAGTGCGAGGTCGAGTATCCGAAAGGGCATCTGATACGGGCCCACGCGTGGCGGGTGGAGCCGGTGCCGGCCCCGCCCGGGGCCGACCCGCTCAGCGCAGCAGACCGAGGCCGGCGAGCGCCGTGA
- a CDS encoding sulfite exporter TauE/SafE family protein, whose protein sequence is MTVPGAPAHLGVLPLAALVLAALVVGVSKTAVSGVGALSVALFAAVVPARESTGALLPLLLVGDVLAVRAYRRHTDWSALLRLLPSVAVGILLGVGFVAWTDDAVMRRTIGALLLTIVLHHLWQRCLRRAGPASDGGRVPQARAADREPGAGEPGAGAGGDAGAAAGAGPAPAARTVRTARTLRAALTVRAVRQRRVRAPRPRQVRAPLFGLIAGFATMVANAGGPAMSLYLLSAGFGVLGFLGTGAWFFLIVNLVKLPFSVGLGLVTPGALALDGLLAPAVVAGALLGRALVRRVDQAVFERLVLVFTALAGLGLLR, encoded by the coding sequence GTGACCGTTCCCGGCGCGCCGGCGCACCTCGGCGTGCTGCCGCTGGCCGCGCTGGTGCTCGCCGCGCTGGTGGTGGGGGTCTCCAAGACCGCCGTCAGCGGCGTCGGCGCGCTGAGCGTCGCGCTGTTCGCGGCCGTGGTCCCCGCCCGGGAATCCACCGGTGCCCTCCTTCCGCTGCTGCTCGTGGGTGATGTGCTGGCCGTCCGCGCCTATCGCAGGCACACCGACTGGTCCGCGCTGCTGCGGCTGTTGCCGTCCGTCGCGGTCGGCATCCTGCTCGGTGTCGGCTTCGTCGCCTGGACCGATGACGCCGTCATGCGGCGCACGATCGGCGCGCTGCTGCTGACGATCGTGCTGCACCATCTGTGGCAGCGGTGCCTGCGCCGCGCCGGACCGGCGTCCGACGGCGGGCGGGTACCGCAGGCGCGGGCCGCCGACCGGGAGCCGGGCGCCGGGGAGCCGGGCGCCGGAGCCGGCGGGGATGCGGGCGCGGCGGCAGGCGCGGGCCCGGCGCCGGCGGCTCGCACCGTGAGGACGGCCAGGACGCTCCGGGCGGCCCTGACCGTCCGCGCGGTCCGTCAACGCCGGGTGCGGGCGCCCCGTCCTCGTCAAGTGCGGGCGCCGCTCTTCGGGTTGATCGCCGGTTTCGCCACGATGGTTGCCAATGCCGGTGGTCCGGCGATGTCGCTGTACCTCCTCTCGGCCGGTTTCGGGGTGCTCGGTTTCCTGGGCACCGGGGCGTGGTTCTTCCTGATCGTCAATCTCGTCAAACTGCCGTTCAGCGTCGGGCTGGGGCTCGTCACACCCGGTGCGCTCGCCCTGGACGGGCTGCTGGCGCCGGCCGTGGTCGCCGGTGCGCTGCTGGGGCGCGCGCTCGTGCGCCGGGTCGATCAGGCGGTCTTCGAGCGACTGGTGCTGGTCTTCACGGCGCTCGCCGGCCTCGGTCTGCTGCGCTGA
- a CDS encoding Gfo/Idh/MocA family protein: protein MKIGLIGTGRIGAFHAATLQNVPGVTGLVVADADAARAAALADNLGVRAAGSIEEMYAEGLDAVVITAATSAHAALIHQALDAGVPVFCEKPVALDVPGTIEVVERAEAGAVPVQIGFQRRFDAGYRAAREALRSGELGWVHTLRACTSDRTPPPAAFIPTSGGLFRDCSIHDFDILRWLTGREVVSVYAQGANRGADFFTEGGDVDTCAALLRFDDDSLATVTATRYNGAGHDVRLEVCGSQGARFVGLDDRAPLPSAEPRLSWQRADAPYATFMERFHDAYVTELGVFVEVAAGRTPSPCSPAEALEALYVAEACERSRRTGQPVAVADVRAGAGNGGSVPGA, encoded by the coding sequence ATGAAGATCGGCCTGATCGGCACCGGGCGCATCGGCGCGTTCCACGCCGCGACCCTGCAGAACGTCCCGGGCGTCACCGGCCTCGTGGTCGCCGACGCGGACGCCGCACGCGCCGCAGCGCTGGCGGACAACCTCGGCGTACGGGCCGCCGGCAGCATCGAGGAGATGTACGCGGAGGGTCTGGACGCGGTGGTGATCACCGCCGCGACCAGTGCGCATGCCGCGCTGATCCATCAGGCGCTGGATGCCGGCGTGCCGGTGTTCTGCGAGAAGCCGGTGGCGCTGGACGTGCCGGGCACCATCGAGGTCGTGGAGCGGGCCGAGGCCGGCGCCGTCCCCGTGCAGATCGGATTCCAGCGGCGGTTCGACGCCGGGTACCGCGCCGCGCGGGAGGCGCTGCGCTCCGGTGAGTTGGGGTGGGTGCACACCCTGCGCGCCTGCACCAGCGACCGGACGCCCCCGCCGGCGGCGTTCATCCCCACCTCCGGCGGGCTGTTCCGGGACTGCAGCATCCATGACTTCGACATCCTGCGCTGGCTGACCGGCCGCGAGGTGGTCTCGGTCTACGCCCAGGGCGCCAACCGCGGCGCGGACTTCTTCACCGAGGGAGGTGACGTCGACACCTGCGCGGCGCTGCTGCGCTTCGACGACGACTCGCTGGCCACGGTCACCGCGACCCGCTACAACGGCGCGGGCCACGACGTGCGGCTGGAGGTGTGCGGTTCGCAGGGCGCTCGGTTCGTCGGGCTGGACGACCGTGCGCCGCTGCCGTCCGCCGAGCCGAGGCTGTCCTGGCAGCGGGCGGATGCCCCGTACGCCACCTTCATGGAGCGGTTCCACGACGCGTACGTCACCGAGCTCGGGGTCTTCGTCGAGGTGGCCGCGGGCCGTACGCCCAGCCCCTGTTCGCCGGCCGAGGCGCTGGAGGCGCTGTACGTCGCGGAGGCGTGCGAGCGTTCCCGCCGGACCGGGCAGCCGGTCGCGGTCGCGGACGTCCGCGCCGGCGCGGGCAACGGCGGTTCGGTGCCCGGCGCGTGA
- a CDS encoding LacI family DNA-binding transcriptional regulator, which translates to MRGVAERAGVSKSLVSLVLQGSPRVSDAKRRAVLDAIEELGYRPNAAARSLVARRTHTVGVLLNDMRNPWFADVLDGLNSLLHAHGLRMLMADGRLDRRTGQEFARTFQELRVDGLVVVGTLPDTAGLAEVAERLPTVIAGNHEPRLPRVDIVANDDERGARLATEHLIRLGHRRIAHIAGQGLVGELRRRGFEAAMAAHGLTGSAVVESGDGTEEGGYRAAVRLLSPARGRIRPTAVFAYNDISGVGALSAAGELGLAVPADLSLVGYDNTYLARIRHLWLNSVNNSSHEVGRRAARCLLDRMAHPDAPADRQLVAPELEIRGSTAPPAQAPDDAPASEPARKTRSGSSS; encoded by the coding sequence ATCCGCGGCGTCGCCGAGCGCGCCGGCGTGTCCAAATCCCTGGTCTCGCTCGTCCTCCAGGGCTCACCGCGTGTCAGCGACGCCAAGCGGCGGGCCGTACTGGACGCCATCGAGGAGCTGGGGTACCGGCCCAACGCCGCCGCCCGCAGCCTGGTCGCCCGCCGTACGCACACCGTCGGCGTGCTGCTGAACGACATGCGCAACCCCTGGTTCGCCGACGTCCTCGACGGCCTCAACTCCCTTCTGCACGCGCACGGTCTGCGGATGCTGATGGCCGACGGCCGGCTGGACCGGCGGACCGGCCAGGAGTTCGCCCGCACCTTCCAGGAACTGCGGGTCGACGGCCTGGTCGTCGTCGGCACACTCCCGGACACCGCCGGACTCGCCGAGGTCGCCGAGCGGCTGCCGACCGTCATCGCGGGAAACCACGAACCCCGGCTGCCGAGGGTCGACATCGTCGCCAACGACGACGAGCGCGGCGCCCGCCTCGCCACCGAGCACCTCATCCGCCTCGGCCACCGGCGGATCGCCCACATCGCCGGACAGGGGCTGGTGGGCGAACTGCGCCGGCGCGGATTCGAGGCCGCGATGGCCGCCCACGGGCTGACCGGGAGCGCCGTGGTGGAGAGCGGCGACGGTACCGAGGAGGGCGGCTACCGCGCCGCCGTACGGCTCCTGAGCCCGGCGCGCGGCCGGATCCGCCCCACCGCCGTCTTCGCCTACAACGACATCTCCGGCGTCGGCGCGCTGTCCGCCGCCGGGGAACTGGGCCTGGCCGTCCCCGCCGACCTCTCCCTCGTCGGCTACGACAACACCTACCTCGCCCGCATCCGGCACCTCTGGCTCAACTCGGTCAACAACTCCAGCCACGAGGTCGGCCGCCGGGCCGCCCGCTGCCTCCTGGATCGGATGGCACACCCCGACGCACCCGCCGACCGGCAACTCGTCGCCCCGGAACTGGAGATCAGGGGCTCCACGGCACCACCGGCGCAGGCACCGGACGACGCGCCCGCGAGCGAACCCGCGAGGAAAACCCGGAGCGGATCCTCGAGCTGA
- a CDS encoding MerR family transcriptional regulator — protein sequence MTERRLWSYKEIAAHIQVQPDTVRSYRKHGLLPDPDLVEGGRPYWYADTVRAWVAQRPGQRGRR from the coding sequence ATGACCGAACGCAGGCTCTGGTCGTACAAGGAAATCGCCGCCCATATCCAGGTGCAGCCGGACACCGTGCGGTCGTACCGCAAGCACGGTTTGCTCCCCGACCCGGACCTGGTGGAGGGCGGTAGACCCTACTGGTACGCGGACACCGTGAGAGCGTGGGTGGCGCAGCGGCCCGGACAGCGCGGACGGCGCTGA
- a CDS encoding sugar porter family MFS transporter yields MAAPTSKPAPTGTGAGSPGGTEGDSPDAPNAPNAPNSPGARSAQRFIVGIAAIAALGGALFGYDTGVVSGALPFMERHFGLTSLGEGVITSALLIGAAFGSLAGGRMSDALGRRNSLLWAGAVFIGGALAVALAPTVPFMAVARFVLGLAVGSASVITPLYLSEIAPPHIRGRLVSFNSLMIVSGQLLAYLINAVLAHWEAWRWMLGLAALPAVALFLGVLFLPDTPRWYISRGRPDEAAAVLHRTLPADDVPAELGRIDRARSLEADAQRGAWRELRTPWVRRLLLVGVGLAIVQQITGVNAVIYFAPKILATTGLGTNAAITATIAVGAISVIATAIGMSLIDRVGRRPMLLTGLSGMAVSLGLLGAAFHLPHSTAVSCLVLGLMVLYMGFMQATLNTGVWLLLAEMFPLKVRGLAMGAAVFVMWMVNFVVALAFPVLLDAVGAGITFWLFGLMCILSLVFCKRYAPETKGLALEDLEQELRKAAQGRGAGEPERAGEG; encoded by the coding sequence ATGGCGGCTCCGACCAGCAAGCCGGCGCCCACCGGGACCGGCGCCGGCTCCCCCGGCGGTACGGAGGGCGACTCCCCCGACGCCCCCAACGCCCCCAACGCCCCCAACAGTCCCGGGGCCCGCAGTGCCCAGCGCTTCATCGTCGGCATCGCTGCCATCGCCGCCCTCGGCGGCGCCCTGTTCGGCTACGACACCGGAGTGGTCTCCGGTGCCCTCCCCTTCATGGAGCGCCACTTCGGCCTCACCTCCCTGGGCGAGGGCGTCATCACCAGCGCACTGCTGATCGGCGCGGCCTTCGGCTCGCTGGCCGGCGGCCGGATGTCCGACGCGCTGGGACGGCGCAACTCCCTGCTGTGGGCGGGCGCGGTGTTCATCGGCGGGGCGCTGGCCGTCGCGCTGGCGCCGACCGTGCCGTTCATGGCCGTGGCCCGGTTCGTGCTGGGTCTCGCCGTGGGCAGCGCCTCCGTCATCACGCCGCTCTACCTCTCCGAGATCGCGCCCCCGCACATCCGCGGCCGGCTGGTCTCCTTCAACTCCCTGATGATCGTCAGCGGCCAGCTGCTCGCGTACCTCATCAACGCCGTACTGGCCCACTGGGAGGCGTGGCGATGGATGCTGGGACTGGCCGCGCTGCCGGCCGTGGCGCTGTTCCTCGGTGTCCTCTTCCTGCCCGACACACCGCGCTGGTACATCAGCCGGGGACGGCCGGACGAGGCCGCCGCGGTGCTGCACCGTACGCTGCCCGCCGACGACGTCCCCGCCGAGCTGGGCCGCATCGACCGCGCCCGCAGCCTGGAGGCCGATGCGCAGCGCGGTGCCTGGCGGGAACTGCGTACGCCGTGGGTGCGGCGGCTGCTGCTGGTCGGCGTCGGGCTGGCGATCGTCCAGCAGATCACCGGCGTCAACGCGGTGATCTACTTCGCCCCCAAGATCCTCGCGACGACCGGTCTGGGCACCAACGCCGCGATCACCGCCACCATCGCGGTCGGCGCCATCTCGGTGATCGCCACCGCGATCGGCATGTCCCTGATCGACCGGGTCGGGCGACGCCCCATGCTGCTGACCGGCCTGTCCGGCATGGCAGTCTCCCTGGGGCTGCTCGGCGCGGCCTTCCACCTTCCGCACTCCACCGCGGTCAGCTGTCTCGTCCTCGGGCTGATGGTCCTCTACATGGGGTTCATGCAGGCCACGCTGAACACCGGTGTCTGGCTGCTGCTCGCCGAGATGTTCCCGCTGAAGGTCCGCGGACTGGCCATGGGCGCGGCGGTGTTCGTGATGTGGATGGTCAACTTCGTTGTGGCGCTGGCCTTCCCCGTACTGCTCGACGCGGTCGGCGCGGGCATCACCTTCTGGCTCTTCGGCCTGATGTGCATCCTCTCGCTGGTCTTCTGCAAGCGGTACGCACCGGAGACGAAGGGGCTGGCCCTGGAGGACCTGGAGCAGGAGCTGCGGAAGGCGGCCCAGGGCCGGGGCGCCGGCGAGCCGGAGAGGGCCGGAGAGGGCTGA
- a CDS encoding Gfo/Idh/MocA family protein — MSSYGMLGVAVVGTGRMGADHVRRIDEVISGARVAAVADIDADRAKHLADGIDGATAYTDPAAAMDDPAVDAVLIASPGPAHEAALLDAFARDLPVLCEKPLTPDAASAVRVLEAEQKLGHRRVQVGFMRRYDAGYRTLKSLLDQGTYGRTLMLHNKHRNADTPPGFTNAMMINDSVVHEIDVTRWLLDDEITAVRVLRPAPSGNAPDGLSDPQLILFETAGGQVVDTELFVNCGFGYQVSCEAVCESGTARIGDDHGVFVNTSGRWGGTVTPGFVERFEDAYDRQVQRWVDATQRGEVEGPSCWDGYAAAAVCEAGVLAQATGERVAVELIERPALYR, encoded by the coding sequence ATGAGTTCGTACGGGATGTTGGGTGTGGCGGTTGTGGGGACGGGGCGGATGGGGGCCGACCATGTCCGCCGGATCGATGAGGTGATCAGCGGCGCCCGGGTGGCGGCGGTTGCCGATATCGATGCGGATCGGGCCAAGCACCTCGCCGACGGCATCGACGGGGCCACCGCGTACACCGACCCGGCCGCCGCGATGGACGACCCCGCGGTGGACGCCGTGCTGATCGCCTCGCCGGGGCCGGCGCACGAGGCGGCGCTGCTCGACGCGTTCGCGCGGGATCTGCCGGTCCTGTGCGAGAAGCCGCTCACCCCCGACGCGGCCTCCGCAGTGCGGGTTCTGGAGGCGGAGCAGAAGCTGGGCCACCGGCGCGTCCAGGTGGGCTTCATGCGGCGCTACGACGCCGGCTACCGCACCCTCAAGTCCCTTCTGGACCAGGGGACTTACGGCCGCACGCTGATGCTCCACAACAAGCATCGCAACGCCGACACCCCACCCGGCTTCACCAACGCGATGATGATCAACGACTCGGTGGTGCACGAGATCGATGTGACGCGCTGGCTGCTCGACGACGAGATCACCGCCGTCCGCGTCCTGCGCCCGGCCCCCAGCGGCAACGCTCCCGACGGGCTCAGCGACCCGCAGCTGATCCTCTTCGAGACGGCCGGCGGGCAGGTCGTGGACACCGAACTCTTCGTCAACTGCGGCTTCGGCTACCAGGTCAGCTGCGAGGCGGTCTGCGAGAGCGGCACCGCCCGTATCGGCGACGACCACGGCGTCTTCGTCAACACCTCGGGCCGGTGGGGCGGCACCGTCACCCCCGGTTTCGTGGAGCGCTTCGAGGACGCGTACGACCGGCAGGTGCAGCGCTGGGTGGACGCCACCCAGCGCGGCGAGGTCGAGGGCCCCAGCTGCTGGGACGGCTATGCGGCGGCTGCGGTGTGCGAGGCGGGGGTGCTCGCGCAGGCCACCGGCGAGCGGGTCGCCGTCGAGCTGATCGAGCGCCCGGCGCTCTACCGCTGA
- a CDS encoding sugar phosphate isomerase/epimerase family protein produces the protein MSAPRAAAPVLDRIRVGSAPDSWGVWFPDDDQQVPWQRFLDEVAEAGYEWIELGPYGYLPTDPAVLHEEIARRSLKVSAGTIFTSLHHGPSVWDKTWAHVSEVATLTQAMGAKHLVVIPSFWRDDKTAEELEPRELTVEQWKHLTTGMERLGKRVRDEFGLDIVVHPHADTHIDTEEHVERFLDVTDSDLVNLCLDTGHYAYCGGDSVKLIRTYGERIGYLHLKQVDPDILSDVVAKGTPFGPAVQQGVMCEPPLGVPALPPVLEAAQELNVDLFAIVEQDMYPCPPDRPFPIAERTRRFLRSCGA, from the coding sequence ATGTCCGCACCCCGTGCCGCCGCGCCCGTTCTGGACCGCATCCGCGTCGGTTCCGCCCCCGATTCGTGGGGCGTCTGGTTCCCCGACGACGACCAGCAGGTGCCCTGGCAGCGCTTCCTGGACGAGGTCGCCGAGGCCGGCTACGAGTGGATCGAACTCGGCCCCTACGGCTATCTACCCACCGACCCGGCCGTACTCCACGAGGAGATCGCCCGCCGCAGCCTCAAGGTCTCGGCCGGCACCATCTTCACCTCGCTCCACCACGGCCCGTCCGTCTGGGACAAGACCTGGGCCCACGTCTCCGAAGTCGCCACCCTCACCCAGGCGATGGGCGCCAAGCACCTCGTCGTCATCCCCTCCTTCTGGCGGGACGACAAGACCGCCGAGGAACTCGAACCCCGCGAGCTGACCGTCGAACAGTGGAAGCACCTGACCACCGGCATGGAACGACTCGGCAAGCGGGTACGCGACGAGTTCGGCCTGGACATCGTCGTCCACCCGCACGCCGACACCCACATCGACACCGAGGAGCACGTCGAGCGCTTCCTCGACGTCACCGACTCCGACCTCGTCAACCTCTGCCTGGACACCGGCCACTACGCCTACTGCGGCGGTGACAGCGTCAAACTGATCCGCACCTACGGCGAGCGGATCGGCTACCTCCACCTCAAGCAGGTCGACCCGGACATCCTCAGCGACGTCGTCGCGAAGGGCACACCCTTCGGCCCGGCCGTCCAGCAGGGCGTGATGTGCGAGCCGCCGCTGGGCGTACCGGCACTACCGCCCGTCCTGGAAGCCGCCCAGGAGTTGAACGTCGACCTCTTCGCCATCGTCGAGCAGGACATGTACCCCTGCCCGCCCGACCGGCCCTTCCCGATCGCCGAGCGGACGCGGCGGTTCCTGCGCTCCTGCGGCGCGTGA
- the iolC gene encoding 5-dehydro-2-deoxygluconokinase: MTEPYDLITMGRIGVDIYPLQTGVPLAQVETFGKFLGGSATNVAVAAARLGRRSAVISRTGRDPFGDYIHQALRDFGVDDRWVSAVGEHPTPVTFCEIFPPDDFPLYFYRRPKAPDLVIHPGELDMEAIAAARIFWITGTGLCEEPSRGATLAALEARDRRGTTVFDLDWRPMFWGGEGGASGDGGASGAAAMASARPYYEAALKHATVAVGNVDEAEVATGLRDPKACAQALLDMGVELAVVKQGPKGVLAVHRDGRTAEVPPTPVEVVNGLGAGDAFGGSLCHGLLSGWELEPMMRYANAAGAIVASRLACSSAMPTADEVEAFLADR, from the coding sequence ATGACCGAGCCGTACGACCTGATCACCATGGGGCGCATCGGGGTGGACATCTACCCGTTGCAGACCGGTGTGCCGCTCGCCCAGGTGGAGACGTTCGGGAAGTTCCTCGGCGGGTCCGCCACCAATGTGGCGGTGGCCGCAGCCCGGCTCGGGCGGCGGAGCGCCGTCATCAGCCGTACGGGGCGGGACCCGTTCGGGGACTACATCCATCAGGCACTGCGCGACTTCGGCGTGGACGACCGCTGGGTGAGCGCGGTGGGCGAACACCCGACGCCGGTGACCTTCTGCGAGATCTTTCCGCCGGATGACTTCCCGCTCTACTTCTATCGCCGACCCAAGGCCCCCGACCTGGTGATTCACCCGGGCGAGCTGGACATGGAGGCCATCGCTGCGGCCCGGATCTTCTGGATCACGGGTACCGGGCTCTGCGAAGAGCCGAGCCGCGGCGCGACGTTGGCCGCGCTGGAGGCGCGGGACCGGCGCGGCACCACGGTCTTCGACCTCGACTGGCGCCCGATGTTCTGGGGCGGGGAGGGCGGCGCCTCCGGGGACGGCGGGGCGTCCGGCGCCGCGGCGATGGCGTCCGCCCGGCCGTACTACGAGGCCGCGCTCAAGCATGCGACGGTCGCGGTCGGCAATGTCGACGAGGCCGAGGTCGCCACCGGACTGCGTGACCCGAAAGCGTGTGCCCAGGCGCTGCTCGACATGGGCGTGGAGCTGGCCGTCGTCAAGCAGGGACCGAAGGGGGTGCTGGCCGTCCATCGTGACGGACGTACCGCCGAGGTCCCGCCGACCCCGGTCGAGGTCGTCAACGGGCTCGGTGCCGGGGATGCGTTCGGCGGGTCGCTGTGCCACGGGCTGCTCTCCGGCTGGGAGTTGGAGCCGATGATGCGCTACGCAAATGCCGCCGGGGCCATTGTCGCCTCGCGGCTGGCCTGTTCTTCCGCGATGCCGACGGCCGACGAGGTCGAGGCGTTTCTCGCGGATCGGTGA